In the genome of Pseudomonadota bacterium, one region contains:
- a CDS encoding DsbC family protein encodes MKPLVITGIFLSILFIMTSPATSFVKDGCGTGECKDCHNLTKEEAVTLLNDKSIEVMDITFSEVPGLWAVDIKQRDKTIPIYIDFSKQYILTGSILRLNNKTDVTRDRFIRLNKIDITQVPLDKAIIIGNPNAPKKIIVFDDPECSYCMKIHSEMKAVVEKNPDIAFFIKMFPLQSHPKAYEKAKTIICKNSAQLLEDSLAGKEIPPPDCDTDEIDKNIALALKIGVQSTPTLIYPDGRVIPGYKQAEMIIQLMEEDEKQGKKK; translated from the coding sequence ATGAAACCATTGGTAATCACTGGAATTTTTCTTTCGATACTGTTCATCATGACCTCCCCAGCAACCTCCTTTGTCAAGGACGGCTGCGGCACAGGAGAATGCAAGGATTGCCACAACTTAACCAAAGAAGAGGCTGTAACGCTTCTCAACGATAAATCCATTGAGGTCATGGACATTACCTTCAGTGAAGTGCCCGGACTATGGGCCGTGGACATCAAGCAGCGGGACAAGACCATTCCCATTTATATTGATTTCTCCAAACAATATATACTCACCGGATCAATCCTCAGGTTGAACAACAAAACAGATGTCACCCGCGACAGATTCATCCGCCTGAATAAAATTGACATCACTCAGGTTCCGTTGGATAAAGCCATAATCATCGGGAACCCGAATGCACCAAAAAAAATCATTGTGTTTGATGATCCGGAATGCAGTTACTGCATGAAAATCCACTCTGAGATGAAAGCCGTGGTTGAGAAAAACCCTGATATTGCCTTTTTCATTAAAATGTTTCCGCTGCAATCTCACCCAAAGGCGTATGAAAAGGCCAAAACCATCATCTGCAAAAACTCTGCACAATTACTGGAAGACAGCCTTGCCGGCAAAGAAATCCCTCCTCCGGACTGTGATACCGACGAAATTGACAAGAACATTGCCCTGGCGCTGAAAATCGGTGTCCAATCAACCCCGACATTGATCTACCCCGATGGTCGCGTAATCCCCGGCTATAAACAGGCAGAGATGATTATCCAGTTGATGGAAGAAGACGAAAAACAGGGTAAGAAGAAGTAA
- a CDS encoding MMPL family transporter, which translates to MGSFFIRIYDKLILERPVVSLLVTLAIIGFFVFKIPEFKLDASADSLVLENDFALRYHRQITERYGTNDVLVLTYSPKQDLFSKNSLADLKSFRNELKTLDGVASLVTILDVPLLFSSDVSLGDLLDTEKIKTLEDPGLDMDAVKLELRDSPLYRNRLLSQDGQTTAILINLLPDAKYRNLLKTRYKLREKKYDSQISPDEENQLQEVSEEFRRHLTVVTKKQNELVGAIRQVMGKYRPNAQVFLGGVPMIVTDMTAFIRNDLIVFGIGVFFFLLITLAIIFRKPRWVILPMLCCLAAGLTMIGYLGYADWRVTVISSNFISLMLIFTMSLTIHLIVHYRELHAQMPDADQRTLVRETVRLKVIPCLYTSLTTIVAFISLLVSDIRPVMDFGLMMTIGLIVSFILSFVLFPATAVLLAKGSEETQNTKKKSRPPFTLFFARITEAHGGKILIASIILTIVSGIGISKLKVENRFIDYFRERTEIYQGMKLIDQKLGGTTPLDLIIDFKAVTAKQESDEIDPFDELGDKDDETAWFASSFRMEQIEKVHDYLEDFPEIGEVLSIATAMKIARRLNDNTSLENYEISLLHKKSPENIRKLLIDPYVSEDIPQARITMRATETDKNLQRKELLENIRGFVKKELGLSDDQIHFTNMFVLYNNMLQSLYRSQILTIGMVFLGIVLMFMVLFRSLLVALIAIVPNLLPAAMVLGTMGLFGIPLDMMTITIAAITIGIAVDDTIHYIHRFKAEFPVDRNYLATVYRCHGSIGKAMYYTSLTIIIGFSILIMSNFIPTIYFGIFTGFAMVVALLAALTLLPQLIILLKPFGPEQVKTENP; encoded by the coding sequence ATGGGCTCTTTTTTTATACGTATTTACGATAAACTCATTCTTGAGCGACCGGTTGTTTCTCTTCTGGTGACCCTTGCCATAATCGGCTTTTTTGTTTTCAAGATACCCGAATTCAAGCTCGACGCATCTGCTGATTCTCTGGTGCTTGAAAACGATTTTGCCCTGCGATATCATCGCCAGATCACCGAACGCTACGGCACAAATGATGTCCTGGTGCTGACCTACTCCCCCAAGCAGGATCTTTTCAGTAAAAATTCCCTCGCTGATTTGAAATCATTCCGTAATGAACTGAAGACACTTGACGGCGTCGCCTCGCTGGTCACCATTCTTGACGTCCCGCTGCTTTTCAGTTCCGATGTTTCCCTGGGAGATCTGCTGGATACTGAAAAAATCAAGACTCTGGAAGATCCGGGCCTTGATATGGATGCCGTCAAATTAGAACTGCGCGACAGTCCGCTGTACCGAAACCGTCTGTTGAGCCAGGACGGACAGACCACAGCGATTTTGATCAATCTTCTCCCGGATGCAAAATACCGGAACTTATTGAAAACCCGTTACAAGCTCCGCGAAAAAAAATACGACAGCCAAATTTCTCCTGATGAAGAAAACCAACTCCAGGAAGTGTCTGAAGAGTTCCGCCGGCATCTGACAGTAGTAACCAAGAAGCAGAATGAACTTGTCGGCGCCATACGACAGGTGATGGGCAAATACCGGCCAAACGCCCAGGTCTTTCTCGGGGGGGTGCCGATGATCGTCACCGACATGACCGCCTTTATCAGAAACGACCTTATCGTCTTCGGCATCGGCGTTTTCTTCTTCCTGCTCATCACCCTGGCGATCATCTTCCGCAAACCGCGCTGGGTAATTCTGCCCATGCTTTGCTGTCTTGCCGCAGGCCTGACGATGATCGGTTATCTTGGCTACGCCGACTGGCGGGTAACAGTTATTTCATCAAATTTCATCTCCCTGATGCTGATTTTCACCATGTCGCTCACCATTCATCTGATCGTCCATTATCGCGAACTCCATGCACAAATGCCCGATGCCGACCAGCGAACCCTGGTCCGTGAAACAGTACGCCTCAAAGTGATTCCCTGCCTGTATACCTCCCTCACCACCATTGTCGCATTCATATCTCTTCTGGTCAGCGACATCCGCCCGGTAATGGATTTCGGCTTGATGATGACCATCGGACTGATCGTTTCCTTTATTCTTTCTTTTGTACTCTTTCCTGCCACCGCCGTGCTTCTCGCCAAAGGCTCCGAGGAAACCCAAAATACCAAAAAAAAATCCAGGCCCCCGTTTACGCTGTTTTTTGCACGAATCACCGAAGCCCATGGCGGGAAAATTCTTATAGCGAGCATAATCCTTACGATTGTCAGCGGCATCGGCATCTCCAAACTCAAAGTTGAAAACCGCTTTATAGATTATTTCCGAGAAAGAACCGAGATCTATCAGGGAATGAAACTCATTGACCAGAAACTGGGCGGCACAACCCCCCTTGATCTGATAATCGACTTTAAGGCCGTCACGGCAAAGCAGGAGTCTGATGAAATCGACCCGTTTGATGAATTAGGAGATAAGGACGACGAAACCGCATGGTTCGCCTCATCCTTCCGAATGGAACAGATCGAAAAAGTTCATGATTATCTCGAAGATTTCCCCGAAATCGGCGAGGTTTTGTCAATCGCCACTGCAATGAAAATCGCCAGACGCCTCAATGACAATACATCTCTTGAAAATTATGAAATCTCTCTGCTGCACAAGAAAAGCCCTGAAAACATCCGGAAACTTCTGATTGACCCCTATGTCTCAGAAGACATTCCCCAAGCGCGGATTACCATGCGGGCAACCGAGACCGACAAAAATCTACAGAGAAAAGAGCTGCTTGAAAACATCCGGGGTTTCGTAAAAAAAGAGCTGGGTTTGAGCGACGACCAGATCCATTTCACCAATATGTTCGTCCTCTATAACAACATGCTGCAAAGCCTCTACCGTTCACAGATTCTCACTATCGGCATGGTATTCCTGGGGATCGTATTGATGTTCATGGTGCTTTTCCGCTCGCTGCTGGTTGCGCTGATTGCCATAGTCCCGAACCTGCTGCCCGCTGCAATGGTACTGGGAACCATGGGCCTGTTCGGCATCCCCCTGGACATGATGACCATCACCATTGCCGCGATAACCATCGGCATCGCGGTTGACGACACCATCCATTATATACATCGGTTCAAAGCGGAATTTCCCGTTGACCGGAATTATCTGGCTACGGTCTACCGATGCCACGGCAGTATCGGTAAAGCCATGTACTATACATCATTGACGATTATCATCGGCTTTTCCATCCTGATCATGTCCAATTTCATCCCGACCATCTATTTTGGAATCTTTACCGGATTCGCCATGGTCGTGGCCCTGCTTGCGGCACTTACCCTGTTGCCGCAACTGATAATCCTCCTGAAACCCTTTGGCCCGGAACAGGTAAAAACTGAAAATCCCTAA
- a CDS encoding VacJ family lipoprotein encodes MDLRIRGWGIVFFCGLIFYAVMFVSLPAAFAAEDESVDLSINESLGEEDWVDPFEDEYNDASENVQESLWVDPLEPVNRAFFYFNDKFYFWLLKPVSQGYAFVMPQVGRVGISNVFRNLMMPVRFANSFLQGELVDSGVELTRFLVNSTVGIVGFFDPAKDWLGLEESQEDFGQTLGLYGVGDAVYFCWPILGPSNLRDTIGLSGDYFLNPISYLALSEPLAGYGAESVKRINKTSLNIGKYETIKEDSFDPYIAVRDVYLQYRRGKITE; translated from the coding sequence ATGGATTTAAGAATAAGGGGTTGGGGCATAGTTTTTTTTTGCGGGCTGATTTTTTATGCCGTCATGTTTGTTTCATTGCCTGCTGCATTTGCTGCAGAGGATGAAAGCGTTGATTTGTCAATAAATGAATCGTTAGGTGAAGAGGATTGGGTCGATCCCTTTGAAGACGAATATAATGATGCAAGTGAAAATGTCCAGGAGAGTCTCTGGGTTGATCCGTTGGAACCGGTCAACCGGGCGTTTTTTTACTTTAACGATAAGTTTTATTTCTGGTTATTAAAACCCGTATCCCAAGGGTATGCTTTTGTGATGCCGCAGGTCGGCCGGGTCGGCATCAGTAATGTTTTCCGTAATTTGATGATGCCGGTGCGATTTGCCAACAGTTTTCTCCAGGGGGAATTAGTAGATTCCGGAGTGGAGCTGACCCGTTTTCTGGTGAATTCAACGGTGGGAATAGTAGGATTTTTTGATCCGGCCAAGGATTGGCTCGGGCTTGAAGAAAGCCAGGAGGATTTTGGCCAGACTCTGGGATTATATGGGGTTGGCGATGCTGTTTACTTCTGCTGGCCGATTCTGGGCCCTTCAAATCTGCGCGATACCATCGGCCTGAGCGGCGATTATTTTTTGAACCCCATTTCTTATCTTGCCTTGTCTGAACCACTGGCGGGCTATGGCGCTGAAAGTGTTAAGAGGATTAACAAGACCTCCTTGAACATCGGCAAATACGAGACGATTAAAGAAGATTCATTTGATCCATATATTGCTGTTCGAGATGTTTATCTGCAGTATCGCCGCGGGAAGATTACGGAATAA
- a CDS encoding ABC transporter substrate-binding protein encodes MKHPYRNCCVKIMKMLLLMLCLFMLFGTTAQAKQEIPPLGQIRLTVDNILTVLRDETLKSPDKNQERREKILIEVDKRFDFEEMTRLALGSEWDKRNKKEQEEFIDLFKKILENRYIGRVEAYSDEQVNFQDELIKGNKALVSSVFSKNGQEMSVDYKLKKNSDNWLVYDVIIEKVSLIKNYRAEFAQIIAKEEYAGLLKRLKGKVEQISE; translated from the coding sequence ATGAAACACCCGTACAGGAATTGTTGTGTAAAGATTATGAAGATGCTTTTACTGATGCTCTGCCTTTTCATGTTATTCGGGACAACTGCCCAAGCAAAACAGGAGATACCTCCTTTGGGGCAGATACGATTAACGGTTGATAATATATTGACGGTTCTCAGGGATGAAACCCTCAAGTCTCCGGATAAGAATCAGGAGCGGCGGGAAAAAATATTGATCGAGGTCGACAAACGTTTTGATTTCGAGGAAATGACGCGTCTGGCTTTGGGTTCTGAATGGGACAAAAGAAACAAGAAAGAGCAGGAAGAATTTATCGATCTGTTTAAAAAGATCCTTGAAAATCGATATATCGGCAGGGTTGAAGCCTATTCGGATGAGCAGGTGAATTTTCAGGATGAATTAATCAAGGGCAATAAAGCGCTGGTTTCCAGCGTTTTTTCAAAGAACGGTCAGGAAATGTCGGTTGATTATAAACTTAAGAAAAATAGTGACAACTGGCTCGTCTACGACGTTATCATAGAAAAGGTCAGCCTGATTAAAAACTACCGGGCTGAGTTTGCACAGATTATTGCAAAGGAAGAGTATGCCGGTCTTCTGAAACGGCTTAAAGGAAAAGTCGAACAGATTTCCGAATAA
- a CDS encoding DUF177 domain-containing protein — MLVKFDEIPEDGLRIEIEDESWFPDRDLKRTGAVRSWIFLERRGCRVFVSGYIDVELQLSCDRCLEAFSFRPIPDFRMVAELVASSSTGQSIEEHLLGSNEMDVMFLEKPVIDVFELLDQQILLALPVKKLCNEECRGICSQCGSNINVQVCSCESKAKITPFTVLAQLKK, encoded by the coding sequence GTGCTTGTTAAATTTGATGAAATACCCGAAGATGGTTTGCGGATTGAAATTGAGGACGAGTCCTGGTTCCCGGACCGTGATCTTAAGCGAACCGGTGCGGTCCGTTCATGGATTTTTCTTGAGAGACGTGGCTGTCGCGTTTTTGTATCGGGTTACATAGACGTTGAATTGCAATTGTCCTGTGACCGTTGTCTTGAAGCTTTTAGTTTCAGACCGATTCCTGATTTTCGTATGGTTGCAGAACTTGTTGCAAGCAGTTCGACTGGTCAATCCATTGAGGAACATTTGCTGGGTTCAAATGAAATGGATGTCATGTTCCTTGAGAAGCCGGTTATCGACGTATTTGAATTGCTGGATCAGCAGATTTTGTTGGCTTTACCCGTGAAAAAACTCTGTAATGAAGAATGCAGGGGGATCTGCAGTCAATGCGGATCGAACATCAACGTCCAGGTCTGCTCATGTGAGAGCAAGGCTAAAATAACACCCTTCACTGTGCTTGCGCAGTTAAAAAAATGA
- the rpmF gene encoding 50S ribosomal protein L32 yields MALPKRRHSHSRTRKRRANDGLTAPTVSSCPECGEPKLPHTLCSGCGTYKGKSIVKLNEDDLE; encoded by the coding sequence ATGGCATTACCAAAAAGAAGACATTCACATTCTAGAACCAGGAAGCGTCGTGCCAATGACGGCCTTACCGCACCAACTGTTTCATCCTGCCCAGAATGCGGCGAACCTAAATTGCCCCACACACTGTGCTCCGGTTGCGGAACCTATAAGGGCAAGTCCATAGTTAAACTCAATGAGGATGACCTGGAATAG
- the plsX gene encoding phosphate acyltransferase PlsX: MQIALDAMGGDRGPDELVAGAVQAVNEMDLEVTLLGDENLIHDALKKHQGKDSGISVFHAPEVISMNESPIDAVRKKKNSSIVQAFNLQKQQKVGAVVSAGNSGATMAAAVMLLGRLKKISRPGIASIFPTLKGPVVMMDVGANVDCRPQHLFQFGVMAAAFSKILFGVEKPRIGLLSIGEEGGKGNILTKKSHELFQNSSLNYVGNVEGRDTFQGDVDVIVCDGFVGNVCLKLSEGLAEAVVSMLRDEINKSFAAKMGYLLARGAFKNLRKRIDYAEYGGAPLLGLNGNGIVCHGRSNALAIKNAIGVAAELVRNNVNDHILNLLRESDYGEKISFDDSGLPDDGGVQ, from the coding sequence GTGCAAATTGCACTGGACGCCATGGGGGGCGACAGGGGGCCGGATGAGCTGGTTGCCGGCGCTGTTCAGGCTGTAAACGAGATGGACCTTGAAGTGACACTTCTAGGTGATGAAAATCTCATTCATGATGCGCTAAAAAAACATCAGGGAAAGGACTCGGGGATCAGTGTTTTTCATGCCCCTGAAGTCATTTCCATGAATGAATCACCCATTGATGCTGTCCGGAAAAAAAAGAATTCTTCCATCGTTCAGGCCTTTAATCTCCAGAAACAGCAGAAAGTCGGGGCGGTTGTCAGTGCTGGGAATTCCGGTGCGACAATGGCTGCCGCTGTCATGCTCTTAGGCCGTCTTAAAAAAATAAGCAGGCCTGGAATAGCCAGTATTTTCCCCACCCTGAAAGGGCCGGTGGTAATGATGGATGTCGGGGCTAATGTTGACTGTCGACCTCAGCATCTTTTCCAGTTTGGCGTCATGGCCGCGGCCTTTTCAAAGATACTGTTCGGAGTTGAAAAACCCCGGATTGGTTTATTGAGTATCGGTGAAGAAGGGGGCAAGGGAAATATTCTCACCAAGAAATCCCACGAACTTTTTCAAAACAGTTCGCTGAATTATGTCGGCAATGTTGAGGGGCGTGATACCTTTCAGGGAGATGTCGATGTAATTGTCTGCGACGGGTTTGTCGGTAACGTCTGTCTGAAATTGAGCGAAGGGCTTGCCGAAGCGGTGGTCTCAATGCTCCGGGATGAAATCAATAAGTCTTTTGCTGCAAAAATGGGATATCTGCTGGCCCGTGGCGCTTTTAAAAATCTGCGAAAAAGAATTGATTACGCGGAATACGGTGGCGCACCGCTGCTTGGATTAAACGGCAACGGCATTGTCTGTCATGGAAGATCCAACGCCCTGGCAATAAAGAACGCCATTGGCGTGGCCGCAGAACTCGTGCGCAATAATGTCAACGACCATATTCTCAATCTTTTGCGGGAAAGCGATTATGGAGAGAAAATATCGTTTGACGATTCAGGCCTTCCCGATGATGGGGGAGTCCAATGA
- a CDS encoding ketoacyl-ACP synthase III — protein sequence MISRAVIIGTGSALPKRVLSNVDLEKMVDTSDEWITSRTGIKERRIAGKGEETSKLAAAAANKALEMAGLAADEIDLIVVATITAEMGMPSCACLVQKEIGAYNAFAYDLNAACSGFLYGLDLADKYIRCTPDMKILVIGAENLSTRVNWKDRNTCILFGDGAGACVVTGNDQGRGLIASKLFSDGRLANLLYMDSIPSMNPDLQRDDYEGPYIRMVGPEVFKNAIRAMEDSVKKILDSEGISTDDVDIVIPHQANMRILKGLSDRMGISSEKFYINVYKYGNTSAASVAIAIDEANREGRLKQGDLLLLCVFGSGFTWGSSIIKW from the coding sequence ATGATTTCAAGGGCGGTGATAATCGGCACAGGTTCCGCGCTTCCTAAGAGGGTTCTTTCCAACGTCGACCTGGAAAAGATGGTGGACACTTCCGATGAATGGATCACAAGTCGGACCGGCATTAAGGAAAGACGAATTGCCGGCAAAGGCGAGGAGACTTCAAAGCTTGCAGCTGCCGCCGCAAATAAGGCCCTTGAAATGGCTGGGCTTGCCGCAGATGAAATTGATCTGATAGTCGTTGCAACCATAACCGCCGAGATGGGCATGCCCTCCTGTGCCTGCCTGGTGCAAAAGGAAATCGGCGCATACAATGCCTTTGCTTATGATCTGAACGCCGCCTGCTCCGGTTTTCTCTACGGTCTTGACCTGGCTGATAAGTATATACGATGCACGCCCGATATGAAGATATTGGTCATCGGCGCCGAGAATCTCTCCACCAGGGTTAACTGGAAAGACCGGAATACCTGCATATTATTCGGTGACGGCGCGGGGGCTTGTGTGGTCACCGGCAATGATCAGGGGCGTGGATTAATTGCCAGCAAACTTTTTTCCGACGGCAGGCTTGCGAATTTATTATATATGGATAGTATTCCTTCTATGAATCCGGATCTTCAAAGGGATGATTATGAGGGACCCTATATAAGGATGGTCGGACCCGAAGTTTTTAAAAATGCCATTCGAGCCATGGAAGATTCAGTCAAGAAGATTCTTGATTCAGAAGGGATTTCCACCGATGATGTGGATATAGTAATTCCGCATCAGGCTAACATGCGGATTTTAAAGGGTTTATCCGACAGGATGGGAATATCTTCGGAAAAATTCTACATAAATGTTTATAAATATGGTAATACATCGGCGGCTAGTGTCGCAATTGCAATTGATGAAGCTAACCGGGAGGGGCGTCTTAAGCAGGGTGATCTCCTCCTTCTTTGTGTTTTCGGCAGCGGTTTTACGTGGGGTTCTTCTATTATCAAGTGGTAA